One window from the genome of Musa acuminata AAA Group cultivar baxijiao chromosome BXJ1-4, Cavendish_Baxijiao_AAA, whole genome shotgun sequence encodes:
- the LOC103980852 gene encoding uncharacterized protein LOC103980852: protein MLRQVSSRNHRRKGEFRAKNALQICIFVAVCVWLLYQMNHSHARRKAYAESFDEGQSDITRFGRKDLLPSTGNADSVVDAKVKEDAEVTEQDTEHEEGAENHRTDGRDKVRAENTPREVGAFEDREHDERSREAREKSFKGDDASSEVVHYSSQDIKHEELTQQARERSFRADDASSAVDHHVVQVQEPESETELLDSFKGTNSSVIHEDNSTLPNIEDATTADVLQKTEQTKVDKWNSSSTTGEADENMEEQTDLGIVDHIDNQTKPQTYAANESVSQIELGVRSIDLPKNQIKAHKNHTAVSEDWTKAQENQTTSNVNQTSLHPLQGINSTANLQTPWKEDETENTIMIQKSNKTARPEESEESSKTTAIKDDHKKVLLQQSKDYLHSTAAGEKKDKRDGLSGLKEIQSKVEESGKEEAAE from the coding sequence ATGCTGAGGCAGGTATCCAGTAGGAACCATAGACGGAAAGGGGAGTTCAGGGCAAAGAATGCTCTCCAGATTTGCATTTTTGTTGCTGTTTGTGTCTGGCTGCTATACCAGATGAATCACTCTCATGCTCGGAGGAAGGCCTATGCGGAAAGCTTCGATGAAGGGCAGTCCGATATCACGAGGTTTGGCAGGAAGGACCTCCTCCCTAGCACAGGCAACGCAGATTCTGTGGTCGATGCCAAAGTGAAAGAAGATGCTGAAGTCACAGAACAAGATACCGAGCATGAAGAAGGTGCCGAGAACCACAGGACGGATGGGCGAGATAAGGTGAGAGCTGAAAACACTCCTCGCGAAGTGGGCGCCTTTGAGGATCGAGAACACGATGAGCGGTCTCGTGAGGCCCGAGAGAAAAGCTTCAAAGGTGATGACGCGTCCAGTGAAGTGGTCCATTATAGTAGCCAAGACATAAAACACGAAGAACTAACTCAGCAGGCACGAGAAAGAAGCTTCAGAGCTGATGATGCTTCTAGTGCTGTTGATCATCATGTCGTTCAAGTTCAGGAACCCGAATCTGAAACTGAactgttagattcatttaaaggaACTAATTCGAGTGTCATTCATGAGGACAATTCGACTCTCCCTAACATTGAGGATGCTACAACTGCAGATGTTCTCCAGAAAACAGAACAGACGAAGGTAGACAAGTGGAATTCTTCGAGTACCACTGGTGAAGCTGATGAAAACATGGAAGAGCAAACTGATTTAGGAATTGTAGATCACATTGACAATCAAACAAAACCACAGACATATGCAGCAAATGAGTCTGTCAGCCAAATAGAATTGGGGGTCAGATCAATAGATTTGCCAAAGAATCAAATCAAAGCCCATAAGAATCATACTGCAGTATCTGAAGATTGGACGAAAGCTCAAGAAAACCAGACAACATCGAATGTAAATCAAACCAGCTTACATCCACTTCAAGGTATAAATTCTACTGCTAATTTGCAAACTCCATGGAAAGAGGACGAGACAGAGAACACAATAATGATACAGAAGTCAAATAAAACTGCCAGACCAGAAGAATCAGAAGAGAGCTCTAAAACAACTGCAATCAAAGATGATCACAAGAAGGTCCTGCTCCAACAATCCAAGGATTACTTGCATAGCACGGCCGCAGGGGAAAAAAAAGACAAGCGAGATGGTCTCTCCGGTTTGAAGGAAATCCAGAGCAAAGTAGAAGAGAGTGGCAAAGAGGAAGCTGCAGAGTGA
- the LOC103980853 gene encoding uncharacterized protein LOC103980853: protein MLLLSQAPNGALSARRCPSSSSSAVSSSLSPFSKTDPSLFSKSRPRFPSRNPRRPRPLSLSAPAVDPGRSARPLSSPPAAVQEDEIVSVGDDGVPLEGVIQFEKPGGSSKLLTWAQVGLLAGGDVLCLLIFSAVGRFSHGLPVFDFETLRTADPFIAGWVLSAYFLGGYGDDGRGVNGSMKAVLAAVKSWAIGIPLGLVIRSATSGHVPPTPFMLITMGSTGILLIAWRALVCNLLPSNRNKQNDVYKRGSAFELFELLTSLVRRW from the exons ATGCTGCTCTTGAGCCAAGCGCCCAACGGAGCTCTCTCCGCCAGGAGAtgcccctcttcctcctcctccgccgtctcCTCCTCCCTCAGCCCCTTCTCCAAGACCGACCCCTCTCTCTTCTCCAAATCCCGCCCTCGCTTCCCCTCCCGGAACCCTAGGAGGCCGCGCCCACTGTCCCTCTCCGCGCCCGCCGTCGACCCGGGCCGCTCCGCCCGCCCCCTCTCCTCCCCGCCAGCTGCCGTTCAGGAGGACGAGATCGTCTCCGTCGGCGACGACGGCGTTCCCCTCGAAGGCGTCATCCAGTTCGAGAAGCCTGGGGGTTCCTCGAAGCTCCTTACTTGGGC GCAGGTGGGTCTTCTCGCGGGCGGAGACGTCTTGTGCCTTCTCATTTTCTCGGCGGTAGGCAGGTTCAGCCACGGGTTGCCTGTTTTTGATTTCGAGACACTGCGGACGGCTGACCCTTTTATTGCTG GGTGGGTTTTGAGCGCCTACTTTCTTGGAGGTTACGGGGATGACGGTAGAGGAGTGAATGGTTCCATGAAAGCTGTTCTCGCAGCTGTCAAGTCTTGGGCGATTGGCATTCCG TTAGGACTGGTAATCAGGTCTGCAACATCAGGTCATGTTCCGCCAACTCCGTTCATGTTGATAACTATGGGAAGTACTGGGATCTTGTTGATAGCATGGAGGGCTTTGGTTTGCAATCTTCTTCCGAGTAACAGAAACAAGCAGAACGATGTCTATAAACGTGGAAGCGCATTCGAACTTTTTGAG TTACTGACATCATTGGTTCGTAGATGGTGA
- the LOC135643665 gene encoding U-box domain-containing protein 75-like: MPQFQQPACWRLEAGGQVMDVDTAVKDGILGGGAVISGLLDGKDGTLGTAKKHDLKEMIEEMDSAAEANDVPIVFICPISLEPMVDPVTLCTGQTYERVNILRWFSTGRLTCPTTMQDLWDDTVTPNRTLHQLIHAWFSQRYLRMMKRSKDVEGRARELVQCLEKVKGEARVQTLKELHKIVAAHPSFEKPVIDSGVLGILSSLLGPFTSHAVGSEISLVVDMLNEGTTKTKIQCARFIEVLMGAESFRFEIVSSLSLLVGLVRMVKDKREPDGVSAGLSLLKTICSHDQVRSSIVSIRAVAQLVERLPDLSPNSLESALQILDDLAAIPDGRSALKDCPQTIPNTVRPLMKVSEACTRHALSILWAVCKLAPEEFVYLAVEAGLATRLLLVIQSDCPPELKKQASDLLKLCSLNYTATLFISKCKLTRTMQ, encoded by the exons ATGCCGCAGTTCCAGCAACCGGCTTGCTGGAGGCTGGAAGCCGGCGGGCAAGTCATGGACGTCGACACGGCCGTGAAAGATGGGATCTTGGGCGGCGGCGCGGTCATTAGCGGCCTCCTGGACGGCAAAGATGGGACCTTGGGCACCGCCAAGAAGCACGACCTCAAGGAGATGATCGAGGAGATGGACTCGGCGGCGGAGGCGAACGACGTGCCGATCGTGTTCATCTGCCCCATCTCACTGGAGCCGATGGTGGATCCCGTCACCCTGTGCACCGGCCAGACCTACGAGCGCGTCAACATCCTCAGGTGGTTCTCCACGGGCCGCCTCACCTGTCCCACCACCATGCAGGATCTCTGGGACGACACCGTCACCCCCAACCGCACTCTCCACCAACTGATCCACGCCTGGTTCTCGCAGCGCTACCTGCGTATGATGAAGCGATCCAAGGACGTGGAGGGCCGCGCCAGAGAGCTCGTCCAATGCCTCGAGAAGGTCAAGGGAGAGGCGCGAGTACAGACTCTGAAAGAACTGCACAAGATCGTTGCCGCCCACCCCTCCTTCGAAAAGCCTGTGATCGATTCCGGCGTCCTCGGCATTTTATCTTCTCTTCTAGGCCCTTTCACCTCCCATGCCGTCGGCTCCGAG ATCTCACTCGTCGTAGACATGCTGAACGAGGGAACAACCAAGACGAAGATACAATGCGCGAGGTTCATCGAAGTGTTGATGGGTGCGGAGAGTTTCCGATTCGAGATCGTCTCAAGTCTGAGCCTTTTAGTGGGGCTGGTAAGGATGGTGAAGGATAAACGAGAACCCGACGGGGTTTCAGCAGGTCTTAGCTTGCTAAAGACCATTTGCTCCCACGACCAAGTCCGCAGCTCGATCGTGAGCATCAGAGCAGTCGCGCAGCTTGTCGAGCGACTGCCAGACCTGAGCCCAAACAGCTTGGAATCGGCATTACAAATCTTGGATGATCTCGCTGCCATCCCTGATGGTCGATCAGCATTGAAGGATTGCCCCCAAACCATTCCCAACACAGTGAGGCCTCTGATGAAGGTGTCCGAGGCTTGTACTCGACATGCGTTGTCGATACTATGGGCGGTGTGTAAGCTTGCTCCCGAGGAATTTGTTTATCTTGCAGTAGAGGCTGGCCTGGCAACAAGGCTGTTGCTTGTGATACAGAGCGATTGCCCTCCGGAGCTAAAGAAACAAGCATCCGATTTGCTGAAGCTCTGTAGTCTCAATTACACTGCCACCCTTTTCATTTCCAAGTGCAAGCTAACGAGGACGATGCAGTGA